In Musa acuminata AAA Group cultivar baxijiao chromosome BXJ2-10, Cavendish_Baxijiao_AAA, whole genome shotgun sequence, a genomic segment contains:
- the LOC135624993 gene encoding sm-like protein LSM1B isoform X1 codes for MSWAGPEDIFLSTSLASYLDKKLLVLLRDGRKLLGVLRSFDQFANVVLEGACERVIVGDLYSDIPLGLYVIRGENVVLIGELDLEREEIPAHMICVSVAEIRRAQKAERDATDLKGSMRKRMEFLDLD; via the exons ATGTCGTGGGCGGGACCAGAAGATATCTTTCTCTCCACCTCCCTAGCGAGCTACCTTGACA AAAAGCTTCTTGTATTATTACGTGATGGGCGAAAGCTTCTAGGTGTTCTTCGTTCTTTTGACCAATTTG CAAATGTGGTTCTTGAAGGTGCTTGTGAGCGAGTGATTGTAGGTGATCTCTATTCTGATATTCCTCTAGGCCTCTATGTGATCCGTGGGGAGAATGTTGTCTTAATAGGAGAACTG gacttggagagGGAGGAGATTCCAGCCCACATGATTTGTGTTTCAGTTGCAGAGATTAGAAGA GCACAAAAGGCAGAAAGGGATGCCACTGATCTGAAAGGGTCCATGAGAAAGAGGATGGAGTTCCTCGATCTGGATTGA
- the LOC103968510 gene encoding proteasome subunit alpha type-6, whose protein sequence is MSRGTGAGYDRHITIFSPEGRLYQVEYAFKAVKASGITSIGVRGKDSVCVVTQKKVPDKLLDQISVTHLFPITKYLGLLATGMTADARSLVQQARNEAAEFRFKWGYEMPVDVLAKWIADKSQIYTQHAYMRPLGVVAMVLGIDEEKGPQLFKCDPAGHFFGHKATSAGLKEQEAINFLEKKMKIDPAFSYEETVQTAISALQSVLQEDFKATEIEVGVVRNDDPAFRVLSTEEIDEHLTAISERD, encoded by the exons ATGAGTCGCGGAACTGGAGCCGGCTACGATCGACACATCACAATCTTCTCCCCCGAGGGCCGTCTCTACCAAGTCG AGTATGCGTTTAAGGCCGTCAAGGCCTCCGGGATCACGTCGATTGGAGTCCGAGGAAAGGATTCCGTATGCGTCGTCACTCAGAAGAAGGTTCCC GACAAGCTTCTGGATCAGATCAGTGTCACGCATCTCTTTCCAATTACAAAGTACCTCGGACTGTTAGCAACTGGGATGACAG ctgatgcaagaTCTTTAGTCCAACAAGCAAGAAATGAAGCAGCTGAATTTCGTTTTAAATGGGGTTATGAGATGCCTGTAGATGTTTTAGCCAAATG GATAGCAGACAAATCACAGATATACACCCAGCATGCCTACATGAGACCTCTTGGAGTAG ttgctATGGTCTTGGGTATTGATGAAGAGAAAGGGCCTCAACTATTTAAATGTGACCCAGCGGGGCACTTCTTTGGGCACAAG gctacgaGTGCTGGCCTGAAAGAACAAGAGGCAATCAACTTCTTggaaaagaaaatgaagattGATCCTGCATTCTCGTATGAGGAAACTGTGCAG ACTGCAATATCTGCTCTGCAATCAGTTCTGCAGGAGGATTTTAAAGCAACAGAGATTGAG GTGGGAGTTGTGAGGAATGATGATCCAGCATTTAGAGTGTTGTCGACAGAGGAGATAGATGAACACCTCACAGCGATCAGTGAACGTGATTGA
- the LOC135624993 gene encoding sm-like protein LSM1B isoform X2, with protein MSWAGPEDIFLSTSLASYLDTNVVLEGACERVIVGDLYSDIPLGLYVIRGENVVLIGELDLEREEIPAHMICVSVAEIRRAQKAERDATDLKGSMRKRMEFLDLD; from the exons ATGTCGTGGGCGGGACCAGAAGATATCTTTCTCTCCACCTCCCTAGCGAGCTACCTTGACA CAAATGTGGTTCTTGAAGGTGCTTGTGAGCGAGTGATTGTAGGTGATCTCTATTCTGATATTCCTCTAGGCCTCTATGTGATCCGTGGGGAGAATGTTGTCTTAATAGGAGAACTG gacttggagagGGAGGAGATTCCAGCCCACATGATTTGTGTTTCAGTTGCAGAGATTAGAAGA GCACAAAAGGCAGAAAGGGATGCCACTGATCTGAAAGGGTCCATGAGAAAGAGGATGGAGTTCCTCGATCTGGATTGA
- the LOC135624992 gene encoding 3beta-hydroxysteroid-dehydrogenase/decarboxylase-like codes for MGGGGEERWCVVTGGRGFAARHLVEMLLRSDIWCVRVADLAPSISLDPQEEDGALGHALQSGRAAYVSADLRNRAHVVKAFEGIEVVFHMAAPDSSINNHQLHYSVNVEGTKNVIDACIECKVKRLIYTSSPSVVFDGVHGIFNGDETMPYPDKFNDSYSETKAEGEKLVVKANGRNGLLTCCIRPSSIFGPGDRLLVPSLVAAAKAGKAKYIIGDGNNVYDFTYVENVAHAHICAEQTLASEVGAKKAGGQAYFITNMDPIKFWEFMSLILEGLGYKRPSTKIPVTFMMPIAHMVESTYKLLSRYGMPVPQLTPSRIRLLSCNRTFNCSKAKDQIGYEPIVSLKDGLEKTIESYSHLKAEHKKTTSKAYLYLGGGKIANTLLWKDQKQSVTALLLLIAIYYYLFTSGYTLITAMAKLLSFVALFLFIHGALPKKIFGYKIEKMPPSYFNISVEQARSLACSATYSWNNGIGILRSLCKGKDWSLMFKVIIFLLALNVLGTTSLQTVYKIGVFITFFAFYVYEKWEDAIDSYFNDAFSYLLRLKSEATQRLLKHK; via the exons ATGGGCGGCGGAGGAGAAGAGCGGTGGTGCGTGGTCACCGGCGGCCGTGGCTTCGCCGCCCGGCACCTGGTCGAGATGCTTCTTCGCTCCGACATCTGGTGCGTCCGGGTCGCCGACCTCGCTCCCTCCATCTCGCTTGACCCCCAGGAGGAGGACGGCGCCCTTGGCCACGCCCTCCAATCAGGCCGCGCCGCCTACGTCTCCGCCGATCTACGCAATAGGGCCCATGTCGTCAAAG CATTTGAAGGGATTGAGGTTGTTTTCCATATGGCTGCTCCTGATTCATCCATCAACAACCACCAGCTTCATTACTCTGTGAATGTTGAAG GTACCAAAAATGTTATTGATGCTTGTATCGAGTGCAAAGTTAAGAGACTAATCTACACTAGCTCTCCTAGTGTGGTCTTTGATGGTGTGCATGGAATTTTCAATGGGGATGAAACAATGCCATACCCAGATAAG TTCAATGATTCATATTCAGAGACTAAAGCAGAAGGAGAAAAACTGGTTGTAAAAGCTAATGGTAGGAATGGGCTTCTGACATGCTGTATACGCCCTAGTAGCATCTTTGGCCCTGGTGATAGATTGTTGGTGCCATCACTAGTTGCTGCTGCAAAGGCTGGGAAGGCTAAG TATATCATTGGTGATGGAAATAATGTCTATGACTTCACATACGTTGAAAATGTGGCACATGCTCATATATGTGCAGAGCAAACTCTAGCCTCTGAAGTGGGTGCAAAGAAAGCTGGAGGACAG GCCTATTTCATAACAAACATGGATCCAATAAAGTTTTGGGAGTTTATGTCACTGATACTTGAAGGTCTTGGATATAAAAG GCCTAGTACAAAAATTCCTGTCACTTTTATGATGCCAATTGCTCACATGGTAGAGTCGACATACAAGCTGTTGTCTCGGTATGGAATGCCTGTGCCCCAGCTGACACCATCAAGGATTAGACTTCTATCCTGCAACAGGACTTTTAATTGTTCAAAGGCTAAAGATCAGATTGGTTATGAGCCTATTGTGTCTCTGAAG GATGGCCTGGAAAAAACGATCGAGTCATACTCTCATCTGAAAGCTGAGCATAAAAAGACAACATCCAAAGCTTATCTCTATCTGGGAGGTGGAAAAA TTGCCAACACACTTCTCTGGAAAGATCAGAAACAGTCGGTCACAGCATTGCTACTCTTGATTGCCATCTATTATTACTTATTCACAAGTGGATATACGTTGATTACAGCAATGGCAAAGCTTCTCTCATTTGTTGCACTATTCTTGTTTATTCATGGTGCCTTGCCTAAGAAAAT ATTTGGGTACAAAATTGAGAAAATGCCACCTTCATATTTTAACATATCAGTAGAGCAGGCACGTAGCCTTGCTTGTTCAGCCACTTATTCATGGAACAATGGAATTGGCATATTGAGATCTCTTTGCAAGGGAAAGGATTGGTCATTAATGTTTAAG GTGATTATCTTCTTATTAGCTCTCAATGTCCTGGGCACGACGTCACTGCAGACAGTATACAAAATAG GTGTCTTTATAACTTTCTTTGCCTTCTATGTTTATGAGAAATGGGAAGATGCAATTGATAGTTATTTTAATGATGCTTTCTCGTACTTACTAAGGCTGAAGTCTGAAGCAACCCAGAGGCTCTTGAAGCACAAATGA